The following DNA comes from Anaerostipes rhamnosivorans.
AATGGCTCAGTTCATGATAGAAAATGTAGGACAGCTCTTTTTCAGAGAAGGCAGATAGACACTTTTTAGGAAATACGGCCACCGGGAAAAACAGGCCGAAGGCCATGGGGCTGTCCGTTTTTTCTGAGAGCACAAAGCGGATCCTGCGCCGGATCTTCAGATCCTTTTTACATTGGAGAAAAAGACGTTCAGCTTCCGGATTCTTGATAAACGCCATGGATCGGCCCAGCCGGTTTAAACGGATGCGGCTGTACAGCAGGATCACAGCCATGGTCACAGTTCCGGCAAACCAGATCCAGAACAAGGCGGTCAGGAAGGAAGGGGATATGGACGTCCGGACAGACACGGCGTAGTCCTTCATCCAGCTGGAGGAGCCGGATACAGCAGAAGCAGAGAGGACCGAAGAGCCTTGACGGGTATTGCGGACAAAGCTGTTTAGGAGGGGAGAGGAGGAGAGAAAGGACGGAAGCCGGATGGGCAGAAAGAAAAAGAGCGCGGCGAAACAGTACAAATACCAGATGGAATGCTGGATTTGCAAAGTCAGGCAGCGCTTTAAAAGCTTTTTGGCAGCCAGAATCACAGGCAGGGCCAAAAAAAGGAGCAGGCAGTGGATGAGGAACTCTTTCATCAGCGAAGCGTACATCTTATTCATCCCCCTCAGTCAGGCCCTTGTCTAGGAGCTTTCTCAGGTCGTCGATCTCCTGGGAAGTCAGCCTGTCTTCCTCCAGAAAGTTCGAGACCATGGAGCTGATGCAGCCGTTATAAAAACGATTTAGAAAAGAAGAACTCTCTTTACTGAGCACCTCATTCTCCTCCACGAGAGGGGTATAATAAAAGGCTCTGCCCTGCTTTTCATAAGTGAGAGCACCCTTTTTTACCAGCCTTGAGAGCATGGTCTGGACCGTCTTAGGGCTCCATCCATTTGAGGCGGCCAGCATTTCGGTTACTTCCGGGGTACTGACCGGCGTATGGGACCAGACGGCTTTCATCACTTTATATTCAGCATCTGAAATCTGGGGAATCGGTTTCATTGGTTGTCTCCTTTTAATCTTACAAATGTAGTATATGAAATTATAACATAACATCATAAAAAAAGCAAAGCTGGAACCACGGTATTTATGGTTCCAGCTTTTTTAGAATTCTCAGTGTTGTCTCGGCAGCCTGTTTTAATTCGTCAAGATCGTCTTCTGAAAGCCGGTCGAAAGACAGTTTCAGGTGACGGATGAAGCTTTGTTTGGCCTCCTGTATCATTCGGATTCCCTGATCAGAAAGCCGGATATAGACGTATCTGCGGTTTTCTTCATCCACATAGCGTTCCACCAATCCCTCTTTTACAAGAGGAGCTACCGCACGGGTTGTCTGTTCTTTGGATGACGCGATAAACTTGGACAGCTTTGACATGGTAAGGCCCGGTTTTACTTCCAGTGCAAACAAAATGGACAGCTGGCTCTTGGTCAGATTCAGTTCCTTCATGTCCACGGAACAAAAGATCAGTTTGCGGCACAGTGGAAAGATTTCGAACAGAGATACTGCGATTCCCTTCGATTCTGACTGGTTCATTGATTTATCCTCTCCTTTTTTCTATATCTATAGTATAGACAGTTCCTTGACAAGTGTCAATGGTTGACAAATATCAATCGTTGAGGTATGATAAGAAGAAATACCAGGAAATGTAAAGGAGGTACCCAGAGTGAGTTATAAGAAGACAAGCAGCATGATCAAAGACTACACAAATACCTATTCCAAGCTGTGCACAGAGAGCTGTACAGTCCCCAAAGATCTATATTCAAAATATGGAGTAAAAAGAGGACTGCGGGATGAAAACGGCACAGGAGTGCTTGCGGGGCTTACGAATATTTCATCCATCCAGGCATACGAGGAGATCGATGGACAAAAAGTGCCGTGCTACGGCAAGCTTTTATACCGAGGCTATGACATTACGGATCTGACCAGGAACTTTGTGCAGAAACGCCGGTTTGGATTTGAGGAAACGGCATATCTGCTGCTGTTTGGGGAACTTCCAAACGAAAGCCAGCTGGAAGAATTTAAGAATATGCTGTCCCTGTGCAGGACACTGCCGAGAAACTTCACCCGGGACGTGATCATGAAAGCCGCCAATGAGGATATTATGAATTCCCTGACCAAGAGCGTACTGAACCTGGCCTCCTATGATCCAAAGGCAGCCGATATTTCCATGCCGAATGTGCTGCGCCAGAGCCTGATGCTGATCAGTGTATTCCCGATGCTGGCCGTTTACGGCTATCATGCGTATAACCATTATGTGAAGCAGGAAAGCTTCTATATCCACAGACCGGATGAGAAGCTCTCCGCAGCGGAAAATATCCTGAGAATGTTGCGCCCGGATATGAAGTACACAGAACTGGAAGCGAAAGTGCTGGATATCGCACTGGTGCTTCATATGGAACACGGCGGAGGAAACAACTCCGCATTCACGACCCACGTAGTCACCTCCGCTGGGTCTGATACATACTCTGTCATTGCTGCAGCCCTGTCATCCCTGAAAGGCCCTAAACACGGGGGAGCCAACATCAAAGTGGTCCAGATGATGCAGGATCTCAGGAAAAGTGTAAAAGATGTGAAAGACGAAGAGGAAGTCAAAGCATATCTGCTGAAGCTTCTAAACAGAGAAGCTTTTGATAAGAAGGGTTTAATCTATGGAATGGGCCATGCGGTGTACTCCATCTCTGACCCAAGAGCCATGATTTTTAAGAGCTTTGTTGAAAAACTGGCATCCGAAAAAGGCCGGGACGATGATTTTGTCCTTTATTCCTCAGTGGAAAAGCTGGCCACAGAGGCCATCGCCCAGGAACGCAAGATCTATAAAGGCGTCAGCGCCAATGTAGATTTCTACAGCGGTTTTGTCTACAGTATGCTGGATATACCGCTGGAGCTGTTCACGCCGATCTTTGCCATGGCAAGGATTGTGGGCTGGAGCGCCCACAGGCTGGAGGAGCTCACCAACGTGGATAAGATCATACGGCCTGCATATAAGAGTGTGGTGGAACAAAAGCCCTATGTTCCCATGGAAGACCGGTAAGGCTTACCGGGATGCCGGTGAGACATCGATTTCCGGGAGAACATCCGCTGACAGCTCAAGCTTTCGCATGGCCATAAATTCATGCCGGCCCAGGAAAAACGCAGTGACTGCGGCGATGCCGTCCGCGATGGGGCCTGCATACATGACACCGTCGATGCCTAAGAATATAGGAAGCACCAAGATTAACGGAAGCAGGAACAGTATCTGCCTGGTGAGGGATAGGAAGATCCCTTTCCAGGCTTTTCCTATGGAACTGAAAAAGTTGGAGACGATGGGCTGGAGTCCATTGATGAACACCATAAAAAGGTAGATCCTAAAGTAGCGCTCCGCAAAGTGGAAGTACGCAGGGCTTCCCTCCCCGAAAATACTCACGATCTGTCTCGGGATCAGCTGAAAACTGACAAAGGCGGCGGAGAAGATCAACGTCACGATGATGATCTCTTTTTTCAGGGTATCCCGCACCCGGGCATACAGCTTGGCGCCGTAATTGAATCCCAGGATCGGCTGACATCCCTGGGCGATGCCGATGGCAAATGCCATGACAAAAGCGTTGACCTTGATGATGACTCCCGCGCAGGCCAGAGGAATGTCACTGCCATAGGAAGACAGGGCACCATAATAGGTCAAGGTGTTGTTTAAGGCAATCTGGACCGCCATCATGGCAATCTGGTTAAAGAAGCTGGCAACACCGATGGACACGATGGATCTTACATTGTCCGCCTTGATCTTTAAACAGTTTTTTGTAAGCTTCATGGACCGGAACCTGGTCAGGTAAACGGCAGCCATGAAGCAGGAGATGATCTGTCCTATGACGGTGGCGGCTGCTCCGCCTGCGATGCCCCAGTGGAATCCGAAGATAAACAAGGGGTCCAGGCAGGTGTTTATGATAGCGCCGGTCACCATACAGACCATGGAATATCTGGGACTTCCGTCGGATCTGATGAGGTTGCAGAAACCGTTGGTGGCGATCAGAAACGGAAAGCCCAGCGCAGTGATCCTGGTGTAAGTAAGGGCGTAGGGAAGCACCTGTTTTGTGGAGCCGAAAGCGAGCAGGATCGGCTTTAAAAACAGGAGAGAAAGAACACTTAATACGACTCCTGACAGGATGAGCAGGGAGATGGTAGTTCCGGCAAAGCTTTTTGCCTTTTCATTTTCGCCTCTTCCCATATTCAAGTTAAAATTGGAGGCACCGCCCACGCCGATGAGCAGCGCAAGGGCAATGCAGATATTGACAAAAGGAAAGGCCACGTTGGTGGCCGCATTGCCGAGCATGCCGACTCCCTGGCCGATAAAGACCTGATCGACGATGTTATACAGGGAGCTCACCAGCATTGCGATGATGCTTGGCACGGAATATCTGGCGATAAGGCGTCCCGTGCTCTCAACGGCGAGGGGGTTGTTCTGTACTGACTGCTGTTGTTCCATAATTTCTATCTCTCTTTCTTATCTGTGATACACAAAATCTAACATATGGTTTCCGGCCCGGGCCAGAAACTCAATAAACTGGTGTTTTTCCTCCTCAGTAAACTCTTCAAGGATCTTAGAATTCCAGTGCTTTAAGGCATCCTTGATGACTGGATACACATCCCTTGCCCTCTGAGTGGGATAAATGTTGTAGCAGCGGCGGTTGTCTTTATTCTGTATCCGGACGATATAATTTTCCTTTTCCAGATGGGTTAAAGCTCTTGTCACATTGCTGGCATTGACATTAAAGGCGGAGAGCAGATCTTCCTGGGCAACTCCCGGCTCCTCACAAATCTTTAATATATAAATATGCTGGCTTCCGTTGAAGCCATATTCCCGGAATTCTTTGTCCAGCTGCATTTTTGAGAACCGGGAGATCGTGGATATCCATTTTAAAAAACCTTTCACTTCTATCGACTCCTTTTTATATCGTTGCGTGCGCAATAGTAGATATATTTATGATAACTCTGGTAAAAAATATTGTCAACAAGCTGGGGTTTTGGGTTGATGTAGTGTATGATAGATAGGAAGGAACCGTGAAAAAAGAATGGGAGGCTGTTATGGAAAACAATATCTCATATGCAAAGTGGAAAGGGCAGCTGATGAAGCTGAACCTGGTCATCATCCTGGCGCTGTCGGTGTTGGAATTCGGGCTCTATTTCGGAATCCGCCAGGCGGGAAAGATGTATGTGGGGTTTGATGTCTATCTGGTAAAATATATTATAGTGCCGCTTCTGATCAACATGGGCAGCTGGCTGCTCTGTCATTTTCTCCTGAAAAGAGAGAAGATCTCGCAGAGAAACAGGAACTTTATCACCCTTTTCAGCAGCCTTATGATCTGTCTCTGCATCGCCTGTGTCCACAATGATTTTGTGGTGGTCATCTGCTTTTTTAGCCTGGTGATTATTATTTCGGGTCTTTTCGGCGATATTTTATTG
Coding sequences within:
- a CDS encoding BlaI/MecI/CopY family transcriptional regulator, which encodes MKPIPQISDAEYKVMKAVWSHTPVSTPEVTEMLAASNGWSPKTVQTMLSRLVKKGALTYEKQGRAFYYTPLVEENEVLSKESSSFLNRFYNGCISSMVSNFLEEDRLTSQEIDDLRKLLDKGLTEGDE
- a CDS encoding MarR family winged helix-turn-helix transcriptional regulator, with the translated sequence MNQSESKGIAVSLFEIFPLCRKLIFCSVDMKELNLTKSQLSILFALEVKPGLTMSKLSKFIASSKEQTTRAVAPLVKEGLVERYVDEENRRYVYIRLSDQGIRMIQEAKQSFIRHLKLSFDRLSEDDLDELKQAAETTLRILKKLEP
- a CDS encoding MATE family efflux transporter, with protein sequence MEQQQSVQNNPLAVESTGRLIARYSVPSIIAMLVSSLYNIVDQVFIGQGVGMLGNAATNVAFPFVNICIALALLIGVGGASNFNLNMGRGENEKAKSFAGTTISLLILSGVVLSVLSLLFLKPILLAFGSTKQVLPYALTYTRITALGFPFLIATNGFCNLIRSDGSPRYSMVCMVTGAIINTCLDPLFIFGFHWGIAGGAAATVIGQIISCFMAAVYLTRFRSMKLTKNCLKIKADNVRSIVSIGVASFFNQIAMMAVQIALNNTLTYYGALSSYGSDIPLACAGVIIKVNAFVMAFAIGIAQGCQPILGFNYGAKLYARVRDTLKKEIIIVTLIFSAAFVSFQLIPRQIVSIFGEGSPAYFHFAERYFRIYLFMVFINGLQPIVSNFFSSIGKAWKGIFLSLTRQILFLLPLILVLPIFLGIDGVMYAGPIADGIAAVTAFFLGRHEFMAMRKLELSADVLPEIDVSPASR
- a CDS encoding citrate/2-methylcitrate synthase, which translates into the protein MIKDYTNTYSKLCTESCTVPKDLYSKYGVKRGLRDENGTGVLAGLTNISSIQAYEEIDGQKVPCYGKLLYRGYDITDLTRNFVQKRRFGFEETAYLLLFGELPNESQLEEFKNMLSLCRTLPRNFTRDVIMKAANEDIMNSLTKSVLNLASYDPKAADISMPNVLRQSLMLISVFPMLAVYGYHAYNHYVKQESFYIHRPDEKLSAAENILRMLRPDMKYTELEAKVLDIALVLHMEHGGGNNSAFTTHVVTSAGSDTYSVIAAALSSLKGPKHGGANIKVVQMMQDLRKSVKDVKDEEEVKAYLLKLLNREAFDKKGLIYGMGHAVYSISDPRAMIFKSFVEKLASEKGRDDDFVLYSSVEKLATEAIAQERKIYKGVSANVDFYSGFVYSMLDIPLELFTPIFAMARIVGWSAHRLEELTNVDKIIRPAYKSVVEQKPYVPMEDR
- a CDS encoding MarR family winged helix-turn-helix transcriptional regulator, which encodes MKGFLKWISTISRFSKMQLDKEFREYGFNGSQHIYILKICEEPGVAQEDLLSAFNVNASNVTRALTHLEKENYIVRIQNKDNRRCYNIYPTQRARDVYPVIKDALKHWNSKILEEFTEEEKHQFIEFLARAGNHMLDFVYHR